One segment of Podospora pseudopauciseta strain CBS 411.78 chromosome 5 map unlocalized CBS411.78m_5.2, whole genome shotgun sequence DNA contains the following:
- the YVH1 gene encoding tyrosine protein phosphatase yvh1 (EggNog:ENOG503NVXN; COG:V) translates to MVLSRINGSEELFVGGIFGVTRPRVITEHKITHVLSVIKYSLDSLQNEAYRPLQHMSIDIDDMDDQDILVHLPKMVRFIQRGLYGHDYTEEKQQDQQEQQQQEEEEEEAAKGAVLVHCAMGKSRSVTAIVAYLLWKHPHRFGLGNGAVDAKEAVAKAVQWVRGTRPIAEPNEGFMEQLELWVEMGCPAGSDDAVEKEVKYQRWLYKKEVETAAAVGRAPDWIRFEDEEAEKEQQKQDEEGGGGAFELRCKKCRRRLATEPFVVPHQGRGNKAKEDCPHYFVEALSWMRDTLELGELEGRLNCPHPKCGSSVGRYSWRGFKCSCGDWVAPAFSLQQSKVDKVAVMGAGKNGTAGANEIASRMAALGIRMPPGQRAENL, encoded by the exons ATGGTACTGAGCAGGATAAACGGCTCGGAAGAGCTGTTTGTGGGAGG CATCTTCGGCGTCACACGCCCCCGCGTCATCACCGAGCACAAAATCACCCACGTCCTCTCCGTCATCAAATACTCGCTCGACAGCCTCCAAAATGAAGCCTACCGACCCCTGCAGCACATGTCCATCGACATTGACGACATGGACGACCAGGATATCCTGGTGCATCTGCCCAAGATGGTGAGGTTTATCCAGCGGGGGTTATACGGACACGACTACACCGAGGAGAAGCAGCAAGaccaacaagaacaacaacaacaagaagaagaagaagaagaggcggCAAAGGGAGCGGTGCTGGTTCACTGCGCCATGGGGAAATCCAGGTCTGTCACGGCCATAGTGGCGTATTTGCTATGGAAACATCCACATCGGTTTGGGCTTGGGAACGGGGCGGTTGATGCCAAGGAGGCGGTCGCAAAGGCGGTGCAGTGGGTGAGGGGGACGCGGCCGATTGCTGAGCCGAACGAGGGGTTTATGGAGCAGTTGGAGCTGTGGGTTGAGATGGGGTGTCCGGCCGGGAGTGATGATgcggtggagaaggaggtcaagTATCAGAGGTGGTTGTATAAGAAGGAAGTGGAGACGGCcgcggcggtggggagggcgcCGGATTGGATCCGGtttgaggacgaggaggctgAAAAGGAGCAACAGAAACAAgacgaagagggaggagggggggcgtTTGAGTTGAGATGTAAGAAGTGTCGGAGGAGGCTGGCGACGGAGCCGTTTGTTGTGCCGCATCAGGGCAGGGGGAAtaaggccaaggaggattGCCCGCACTACTTTGTGGAGGCCTTGTCATGGATGAGGGATACACTTGAGCTGGGGGAACTGGAAGGGAGGCTCAACTGCCCGCATCCAAAGTGCGGGTCATCAGTGGGGAGGTATTCCTGGAGGGGTTTCAAGTGCAGCTGCGGGGATTGGGTAGCCCCGGCCTTTTCCCTGCAGCAGAGCAAGGTTGACAAGGTCGCCGTGATGGGCGCAGGGAAGAATGGCACGGCCGGAGCGAACGAGATAGCGAGCCGGATGGCTGCGCTGGGAATACGGATGCCTCCGGGGCAGAGGGCAGAGAACCTTTGA
- a CDS encoding uncharacterized protein (COG:S; EggNog:ENOG503NXQS) — protein sequence MAAIPIQAPSSRHGPRDTMNSGPLPSLSGRDGGFPPGPFAPMSHRIPFNDNLSPSAASNPMAIRNRDTDFAPPPLPPPRLVPINGPIDPKEHQKWEGMRKRDANYDGSVDSGLGMSPHDFRRRDSDYDETYHSYGSNRSTTLPSFSAISQTMKSFRPSHEAIDNSMLNRLNRPTIRRSGLSTSHNELPPPRAHHADLSTLSLPHRSKQPFLDIGYSRSPMSATSPGPSPFGHLGPMDYRSPLSATDSTDLERSPRSHRLYSTQSMTDSEGPGLSHGGHDYEGRDEDADFPMEETTRMRRLKIEDPWRERERERESYQPGQKRRASSPPSDDVPMASDSMRWPGRDGSGISRGSPTPRLLSMPQNSTLGGRSPVSRSGSYSSNLTTSSMTLGRRSPGLSPSGLSPTDPMNCGSPYGTPLSMTAGSPRSAIGMGLGRSAAAAAQQPTGRIALVPPRKVAEMPKNTNGSSLAAKLKGPYMCECCPKKPKKFETEEELRTHEAEKQYECTFCGNRFKNKNEAERHQNSLHVRRHSWSCSALTGYERAFHDSTATPGEADTCGYCGKEFGRNGPNASVTDEDWEKRIRHLQDVHKFRECNASKKFYRADHFRQHLKHSHAGTSGKWTNMLENACMIEEDGVSVGR from the exons ATGGCTGCCATTCCCATTCAGGCCCCGTCGTCGCGACACGGGCCAAGAGACACCATGAACAGTGGGCCGCTACCGTCTTTATCAGGCCGCGATGGCGGATTCCCTCCAGGTCCCTTTGCGCCCATGTCCCATCGCATCCCATTTAACGACAACCTCTCGCCCTCGGCTGCTTCGAATCCCATGGCGATACGCAACAGAGACACCGACTTCGCACCTCCACCGCTTCCTCCACCGCGCCTGGTGCCCATCAACGGACCCATCGACCCAAAGGAGCATCAAAAGTGGGAGGGAATGCGGAAGCGCGACGCCAACTATGACGGGAGCGTAGATAGCGGTTTGGGCATGAGCCCCCACGACTTTCGTAGACGCGACTCGGACTACGACGAGACATACCACAGCTATGGCTCCAACAG ATCTACGACCCTCCCATCCTTCAGCGCAATCAGCCAGACCATGAAGAGCTTCCGTCCAAGCCACGAAGCCATTGACAATTCCATGCTCAACAGGCTCAACAGGCCCACCATACGCCGTTCCGGTCTCAGCACATCCCACAACGaactcccaccccctcgcGCCCATCACGCTGACCTTTCGACGCTATCTCTTCCCCACAGGTCCAAGCAGCCCTTCCTCGATATCGGTTACAGCAGGTCCCCCATGTCGGCTACGTCGCCTGGACCTTCGCCGTTTGGCCACCTGGGACCTATGGATTACCGATCCCCATTGAGTGCCACTGATAGTACCGACCTTGAGCGTTCCCCGCGCTCGCACAGACTGTACAGCACACAGTCCATGACGGACAGTGAAGGACCAGGTCTCTCGCACGGCGGGCATGATTACGAGGGGCGCGACGAGGATGCGGATTTTCCCATGGAGGAAACTACGCGGATGCGCAGGCTAAAAATAGAAGACCCctggagggaaagggagcgCGAGAGGGAAAGCTACCAGCCGGGTCAGAAGCGTCGTGCATCGTCGCCCCCAAGCGACGATGTGCCCATGGCGAGCGATTCTATGCGGTGGCCTGGCCGGGATGGGTCTGGCATCTCGCGCGGATCCCCCACACCCAGGCTGCTCTCTATGCCTCAAAATTCCACCTTGGGAGGCAGATCCCCTGTGAGTCGCAGCGGAAGCTACAGCAGTAATCTCACGACGAGTAGCATGACGCTGGGCCGTCGTTCGCCGGGACTGAGCCCCAGCGGTCTCTCGCCGACAGATCCGATGAACTGCGGCAGCCCCTACGGCACACCACTCAGCATGACGGCTGGCTCGCCCAGGTCGGCAATCGGGATGGGCCTGGGGCGGTCAGCGGCCGCTGCGGCACAGCAGCCGACGGGAAGAATTGCGCTGGTCCCCCCCAGAAAGGTGGCCGAGATGCCCAAAAACACCAATGGGAGCAGCCTGGCCGCTAAGCTCAAGGGCCCTTACATGTGTGAATGCTGtcccaagaagcccaagaagttTGAGACGGAAGAGGAGCTCCG CACACACGAGGCTGAAAAGCAATATGAATGCACCTTTTGTGGAAACCgcttcaagaacaagaatGAGGCCGAGAGACATCAAAACTCTCTACACGTGCGTCGGCATTCTTGGTCTTGTTCAGCCCTGACGGGCTACGAGCGGGCCTTCCACGACAGCACGGCAACACCGGGTGAAGCCGACACGTGCGGATACTGCGGGAAGGAGTTTGGACGCAACGGGCCAAACGCCAGCGTCACCGACGAGGACTGGGAGAAGCGGATTCGCCATCTCCAGGATGTCCACAAATTCCGCGAATGCAATGCCAGCAAGAAGTTCTACCGGGCCGACCACTTTCGGCAGCATCTCAAGCACAGCCACGCCGGCACCAGTGGCAAGTGGACGAATATGCTCGAGAACGCGTGCATGATTGAAGAAGACGGTGTGAGTGTTGGTAGATGA
- a CDS encoding uncharacterized protein (COG:S; BUSCO:EOG092651K1; EggNog:ENOG503P3W8), translating to MAFSNEYTHRKVAETSAKSCEICYKPSSSVLITSDNKDWFYVCPSHLKDTGFCTPKIDHAAIEARKKKELEDEIERVKKEYEEKQKKKKEKAEKKDDKDEKDDTKKTDDKDKDKAAATKKEETSVSPAEEEEPRVFELKPTFFQQRLFKKRQAEIAKRNRERLRDPNYFPSVPKNLP from the exons ATGGCGTTTTCAAACGAGTACACACACCGCAAGGTTGCCGAGACCTCGGCTAAGTCATGCGAGATTTGCTACAAGCCCAGCTCCAGTGTCCTGATCACATCGGACAACAAAGACTGGTTCTACGTCTGTCCTTCTCATCTCAAAGACACAGGCTTCTGCACCCCCAAGATCGACCATGCCGCCATCGAAGcgcgcaagaagaaggagctggaagacGAGATTGAgcgggtgaagaaggagtaCGAAGAGaaacagaagaagaagaaggaaaaggcagagaagaaggacgacaaggacgagaaggaTGACACCAAAAAGACAgatgacaaggacaaggacaaggcgGCAGCAACG aaaaaagaggaaacATCAGTTTCAccagccgaggaggaagagcctCGCGTGTTTGAACTCAAACC CACCTTTTTCCAACAGCGGCTGTTCAAGAAGAGGCAAGCCGAGATCGCCAAACGGAACCGAGAAAGACTGCGCGATCCAAACTATTTCCCTTCGGTGCCCAAGAACTTGCCTTGA